In Ammoniphilus sp. CFH 90114, a genomic segment contains:
- a CDS encoding MerR family transcriptional regulator: MKIGEFSKKYQVPIDTVRYYIKLGLLLPEQKGQFYFNHTCVEDMELIQELKRYHFTLKEIHKILSFKRVTSFNDMEDKKYYMRLLTRKKEELCHEIQDRQRSIGEIEEKIVSLDTEIGANNEGIPCGISPSFIALLYCPYCFVNLDLHHLFIREGGIVSGKLECRCSYIATIQDGILITPDHYNVYPDIYNVSLCIYDYERFEQFSSDFITLAERGYSRIHKYLMKENHKPRTMIETNVNDAAFLPKYINSLSDENLYIFSCYSVETLQKLRKRIEQSKPDIQALYIANNNMKFPLKPNSIDVVIDSFSVNDISLFYNFFPIERLRSYLKDHVKVLGTHVYYDQHANSIRKINKIFPNPHARTYYPSYLKDNLEDCGFDIVSKEYIGSSDKPGDFFIYHATNEKLHMCFYIAEVG, encoded by the coding sequence TTGAAGATTGGTGAATTCTCTAAAAAATACCAGGTGCCGATAGATACGGTCAGATATTATATTAAATTAGGTTTACTACTGCCTGAGCAAAAAGGCCAATTTTATTTCAATCACACATGTGTTGAAGATATGGAGCTCATTCAAGAATTAAAGCGGTATCATTTCACTTTAAAAGAGATCCATAAGATTTTATCTTTTAAACGTGTAACTAGTTTCAATGATATGGAAGATAAGAAGTACTACATGAGACTTTTGACGAGGAAAAAAGAAGAGCTTTGTCATGAAATTCAGGATAGGCAACGATCTATTGGAGAAATAGAAGAAAAGATAGTTTCTTTAGATACGGAAATAGGTGCTAATAACGAGGGAATTCCATGCGGGATCTCTCCTTCATTTATAGCTTTGCTTTACTGTCCTTATTGTTTTGTTAACTTGGATTTACATCATTTATTTATTCGAGAAGGGGGAATAGTAAGCGGCAAGCTTGAATGCAGGTGTTCGTATATAGCCACTATACAGGACGGAATCCTTATTACACCGGACCACTACAATGTATATCCTGATATCTACAATGTATCGTTATGTATTTATGATTATGAGAGGTTTGAACAATTTAGTTCTGATTTTATTACATTAGCTGAAAGAGGATATTCTCGCATTCATAAATATTTAATGAAGGAAAACCATAAACCAAGGACGATGATCGAGACCAATGTAAATGATGCTGCGTTTCTCCCTAAATACATAAACTCCCTTTCCGATGAAAACTTATATATTTTTAGTTGTTATTCTGTTGAAACCCTACAGAAACTAAGAAAAAGAATAGAACAATCCAAGCCAGACATACAGGCCCTATATATAGCCAATAATAATATGAAATTCCCGCTAAAGCCGAACTCTATCGATGTCGTTATTGACAGTTTTTCTGTCAATGATATATCCCTGTTTTACAATTTCTTTCCGATTGAAAGATTAAGGTCATATTTAAAAGATCATGTTAAAGTTCTCGGTACGCATGTTTACTATGACCAACACGCAAATTCAATAAGGAAAATCAATAAAATCTTTCCGAACCCACACGCACGCACGTACTATCCATCATACTTGAAAGATAATTTAGAAGATTGTGGTTTCGATATAGTATCTAAAGAATACATTGGCTCCAGCGATAAACCAGGAGATTTTTTTATCTACCATGCAACCAATGAGAAACTGCATATGTGCTTCTATATTGCAGAAGTGGGATAG
- a CDS encoding DNA-formamidopyrimidine glycosylase family protein — translation MTELPEIERYRLVLSPHITGREITGVEVNRAKSINVPVPEFIAQVQGERISEIDRKSCCFI, via the coding sequence ATGACTGAGCTTCCGGAGATCGAAAGGTATCGACTGGTGTTAAGCCCCCATATCACCGGCAGAGAAATTACGGGAGTGGAAGTAAACAGAGCCAAGTCTATCAATGTGCCTGTACCTGAGTTTATTGCCCAGGTGCAGGGCGAGAGGATTTCAGAGATCGATCGGAAGAGCTGCTGCTTCATTTAA